In Papaver somniferum cultivar HN1 unplaced genomic scaffold, ASM357369v1 unplaced-scaffold_135, whole genome shotgun sequence, one DNA window encodes the following:
- the LOC113334213 gene encoding uncharacterized protein LOC113334213: MEYPLGTRIIFIFFMLVITGSYWMKETEATGRRLSPFLPTHHEVITPPSSMFNQTNDEPKDCKKITTKCTVCCKYTVCDTPLEMLICIGCCPPGTPGVALP, translated from the exons ATGGAGTACCCTCTCGGCACAAGAATTATCTTCATTTTCTTTATGCTGGTGATTACTGGTTCATACTGGATGAAGGAGACTGAAGCAACAGGTCGTCGTCTATCACCATTTCTTCCTACtcatcacgaagtaataaccccGCCGTCGTCAATGTTTAATCAAACCAATGACGAACCCAAAG ACTGCAAAAAGATAACCACCAAGTGCACGGTATGCTGCAAATATACTGTGTGTGATACTCCTTTGGAGATGCTTATTTGTATCGGATGTTGCCCCCCTGGCACACCTGGAGTAGCTCTCCCCTGA
- the LOC113333861 gene encoding nucleolin-like: MSDNTWSKLPDITAQLARLHYERPIQTLRNGEILFEGGPEKGNGFGLISYDPKLDERTRVLRIHGFPYSRDLETYIETIVSVNSGTYVAQQGKEETDDEETDDDDYGREEFIIDLVLGFLLLLKLIAEDESEKKSKSKKKTVSDEQEEIDSVETLKEMQIKAKGDALKKSKKGSDPEATPSRKSQRLKDQVSPQVPPSSPRPEKATKGKKKAKKAAPKEVSGDDTDNEDDNTNDSEDVRQVVDHQKKRKRHEPKQSKDLERMKKKQIERSQSTGNKGVDR; this comes from the exons ATGAGTGATAACACTTGGAGTAAGCTTCCGGACATTACCGCACAACTGGCGCGTCTCCATTATGAAAGGCCCATTCAAACTCTCCGGAATGGTGAAATCCTATTTGAAGGCGGTCCAGAGAAGGGAAACGGCTTTGGTTTGATTTCTTATGATCCAAAGCTTGATGAAAGAACTAGAGTTTTAAGGATACATGGTTTTCCTTATAGCCGTGACCTGGAAACTTATATTGAGACTATAGTTTCAGTTAACTCTGGCACTTATGTTGCGCAACAAGGAAAAGaggaaactgatgacgaggaaaCAGATGACGACGATTATGGGAG AGAAGAATTCATCATTGATCTAGTTCTTGGGTTCCTGTTGTTGTTGAAGT TAATTGCCGAAGATGAATCAGAAAAAAAGAGTAAATCTAAAAAGAAAACTGTTTCTG atgaacaagaagaaattgatagtgtcgaaacactgaaggagatgcaaatcaaGGCAAAGGGAGATGCTCTAAAGAAGAGTAAGAAAGGCTCTG ATCCCGAAGCAACCCCGTCAAGGAAGTCGCAGAGATTAAAAGATCAGGTGTCACCTCAAGTACCGCCTAGTTCACCTAGGCCTGAAAAAGCTACTAAGGgaaaaaagaaagcaaagaaagctGCACCAAAGGAAGTATCGGGTGATGATACAGATAATGAGGATGATAATACAAATGATTCCGAAGATG TGAGGCAAGTTGTTGATcatcagaagaaaagaaaaagacatgaACCCAAACAATCGAAAGACCTGGaaaggatgaagaagaagcaaatcgaaagatcccaaagcacgggtaacaaaggtgtggatagatga